ATTTTGAGAACCGCATTGAGCCTTTCCTGCCTTAGAGGTTTGCCATTCAGGATGTTCAATATAAGAACAAAGAGGCGTAAGCCAGGCCTCATGCCCCAGCACCTTATGGCTGTAAAGTCATTGGCTTTAATCTCAGGGGCATCTGTTAAGGGTGATTCCATTGGCTCAACCCAACTTTTCTTTGAGCCAAAGGAGGTTAAATCAGGCGATTACTACTTTGACATAGGAACTGCTGGCTCGACATCTCTTTTAATGCAGGCACTTCTCCTTCCACTTGTATTTTCGAGGGGGCAGTCCTCACTCACACTTAAAGGAGGCACACATGTTCCAATGAGCCCTCCGTTTCATTACATAAAAGATGCATTTATCTCAATGCTTAAGAGGCTTGGGATAGATATAAGTGCCGAGATTTCTTCCTATGGGTTTTATCCAAAAGGAGGAGGAAAGGTAAGGTTCCTTATCGAGCCTGCAAAGACACTAAGGCATATGAATTTTATCGAAAGGGGAGATATAATCTCCATAAAAGGGCTCTCTGGAGTTGGAAACCTTTCTTTAAGCATCGCCCAAAGGCAGAAGGACTCAACGCTTAAGGCACTCGGCTCTTTGGATATTCTCCCTGAAATAGAGACCGTCGAGGTAAACTCAATAGGGCAGGGAACTTTCGTTTTCCTTTCTGTTGATTCGGAAGGCTCAAACTCAGGGTTTTCAGCCTTAGGACAAAGGGGTAAAAGGGCTGAGACTGTTGGACAAGAGACTGCAGAGAAGTTTTTGGATTATTATCGCACAGGCAGTTGCCTTGACCCTCATATGGCAGACCAGCTTATACCCTATCTGGCACTCATAAAAGACACTATAGGATTTACAACATCAAAAGTCACAGGGCATCTCCTTACGAACCTCTGGGTTACCGAGAAATTCTTAGGGATAAAATATGAGATAGAGGGTGAAAAAGGCTCACCGGGGACTGTGATTATTAGAAGTTGAAATACCTTGAGCTTGCTATTTCAGGTATCATAACTCTATGCCTGATACTGTCATTCTCATTTTAGGTCCAACCTGTGTTGGAAAGTCAGAGACCGCAATAGAGCTTACAAAGGCTCTCAAAACAGAGCTTATAAGTGCAGATTCCATGCAGATATATAAATACATGGACATTGGAACAGGAAAGCCTTCTTTATCCGAAAGACAGGGAATTAAACACCATATGATAGACATTGTCTTACCTGAGGAGACATATAGTGTTGGCAGATACATAGAGGATGTCATACCAGTAATTAATACCATTCACGAGAAAAATAAAATCCCTGTTGTTGTCGGAGGCACAGGGCTTTATACAAAGGCAATGACAAGAGGGCTCTTCCCTGGGCCATCTGCTGACTGGAGCTTAAGAGGAGAGCTTTTAAGGCTGGAGGAGGAATCAAAGGGGATTCTCTATGAAAATCTGAGAAGGCTTGACCCTACTGCAGCAGAAAATATAATGCCTACTGATTTAAGAAGAATTCTCAGGTCATTAGAGGTCTCCCTTAAAAGCAATGAGAAGATGTCTGAGTTAAAGGCAAGACTCACAAAGCCACTTCCTTATGAATTCATAAAGATAGGGCTTATGCGGGAAAGAAAGGAGCTTTATGGAATGATAGAAAAAAGGGTGGAGGATATGATTGCGAGAGGTCTTGTCCATGAGGTGAATAGACTTCTTAGTATGAATCCTTCATCCACTTCCATGCAGGCAATTGGCTATAAGGAAATCGCATCCTATCTCAAGGGCAACTATCCCCTCGATGAGGCTATAAGGCTTATAAAAAGAAATACAAAAAGATATGCAAAAAGACAGTTTACATGGTTTAAGAAAGAGGAGGGCATACACTGGATTGATGTTACAGGGATATTTAGCGGCAGGGAGATATATAATAAAGTATCGGTATTATTCAGCTTGACAAAGGTTAATCTATAGAGTAGTCTATAGATAAATGAGGTGAAAAATATGAGTAAAATTGTGAGTGTTACTAAGTTAAGGGAGAAGACAGTAAAGGTTCTTAGCGAGGCATTAGAGGAACCACTCTGTATTGTTGTAAGAAGCAAGCCAAAGGTCATTATGGAATCTGTGGACATTTATAGTAAAAGAGAGGCAGAGTTGTCTGAACTCAGGAAGAAGGTTTTTGAATATGAAACACTGCAGGCACTTAAAGAGGTCCGGGCAGGAAAGGGAAAATCCTTTAAGTCTGCAAAGGCTTTGATTTCCTCTCTAAAGAGCGAATGAACTATCAACTGGTTACTTCTGGGCAATTTGAAAGGGCACTCAAGGCATTCCTTAGAAAGCATCCTAATTTAAAGGGGCTTGTGGTTGAAAGGCTTACCCTTTTACAGAAAGACCCACACGACCCCTGTCTTAAGACCCATGAGCTGAAAGGCAAATTAAAGGGCATTCTCTCTACCAGCCTCACTTACGATTACAGGGTTGTGTTTGTCATTGAAGGAAATGCCATATACCTTTTGAACATAGGCTCGCATGATGAAGTTTACTGATAAACCCCATTACCTTCAACACAGGCAGAGACTCAGAGAAAGGTTCAGAACTACGGGGTTTGATGGGTTTCAGGACTATGAGGCATTGGAGCTTCTTCTTACATATGCAATTCCGAGAATGGATGTCAAACCCCTTGCCAAAGAGCTTATAAGCAGGTTCGGAAGCTTTAGCTCGGCTCTGGATGCCTCTCGGGATGAGCTTGCAGAGGTAAAAGGAATAAAGGAAAACACGGCAGTTCTTTTAAGCGTTGTCAAGGAATGTGCAAGGCTTTATCTCAAGGAAGGGCTTAAAAAGAAAAAACATATAACATCGACGAGAGAGCTTTTGGATTATTGTAAGCTCACGATGTCAGGGCTAAAGGATGAGCAGTTCATGGCAATATTC
This genomic interval from Nitrospirota bacterium contains the following:
- the rtcA gene encoding RNA 3'-phosphate cyclase, with the translated sequence MIEIDGSFGEGGGQILRTALSLSCLRGLPFRMFNIRTKRRKPGLMPQHLMAVKSLALISGASVKGDSIGSTQLFFEPKEVKSGDYYFDIGTAGSTSLLMQALLLPLVFSRGQSSLTLKGGTHVPMSPPFHYIKDAFISMLKRLGIDISAEISSYGFYPKGGGKVRFLIEPAKTLRHMNFIERGDIISIKGLSGVGNLSLSIAQRQKDSTLKALGSLDILPEIETVEVNSIGQGTFVFLSVDSEGSNSGFSALGQRGKRAETVGQETAEKFLDYYRTGSCLDPHMADQLIPYLALIKDTIGFTTSKVTGHLLTNLWVTEKFLGIKYEIEGEKGSPGTVIIRS
- the miaA gene encoding tRNA (adenosine(37)-N6)-dimethylallyltransferase MiaA, whose translation is MPDTVILILGPTCVGKSETAIELTKALKTELISADSMQIYKYMDIGTGKPSLSERQGIKHHMIDIVLPEETYSVGRYIEDVIPVINTIHEKNKIPVVVGGTGLYTKAMTRGLFPGPSADWSLRGELLRLEEESKGILYENLRRLDPTAAENIMPTDLRRILRSLEVSLKSNEKMSELKARLTKPLPYEFIKIGLMRERKELYGMIEKRVEDMIARGLVHEVNRLLSMNPSSTSMQAIGYKEIASYLKGNYPLDEAIRLIKRNTKRYAKRQFTWFKKEEGIHWIDVTGIFSGREIYNKVSVLFSLTKVNL
- a CDS encoding type II toxin-antitoxin system mRNA interferase toxin, RelE/StbE family yields the protein MNYQLVTSGQFERALKAFLRKHPNLKGLVVERLTLLQKDPHDPCLKTHELKGKLKGILSTSLTYDYRVVFVIEGNAIYLLNIGSHDEVY
- the radC gene encoding DNA repair protein RadC, which encodes MMKFTDKPHYLQHRQRLRERFRTTGFDGFQDYEALELLLTYAIPRMDVKPLAKELISRFGSFSSALDASRDELAEVKGIKENTAVLLSVVKECARLYLKEGLKKKKHITSTRELLDYCKLTMSGLKDEQFMAIFLNSQNEVIADEVIQEGTVNQSVVYPRKVMERAIYHKASSLIVVHNHPGGSSKPSAEDKRLTNQLIGAGRSLGINIHDHLIISKAGHFSFLEAGMM